Proteins encoded together in one Terriglobia bacterium window:
- a CDS encoding recombinase family protein, translated as MRRAALYVRVSTELQEKEQTIESQLAAVTRFAEKNGLHHSPALTYADDGYTGTRLDRPGLDELRDHAKEGRFDVVVVLCPDRLARRYAYQVLLLDELKRVGVDILFCERPINDNPDDQLLLQIQGAMAEYERAKILERCRRGRLHRARRGELAPPAVPYGYTYAARKYGGDGQIRIHEEEAAMVRQIFAWYADEGASLYGVRQRLDASPWRMRRGKSHWCPAIVRSILRCEWYVGRAYSNRQVMQFQERPVGDGRARKIIHTERPQSEWIVVPVPRMIDDDTFARAQRRLKENLQFAGRRQYPQRMYLLKGLLKCGACGRSYSGYALTRTPKRHGFLEHRYYMCRGYAGAVTGAERCQNDRLLAAGVEEIVWSTVRDLLVDSDALIEHLRSWLKRTTADPTGTERLHQATARLTEARRQRERLIDAYQGGSLGLEDLGPRKKAVEERILAAEEELANLQSWAARRELAMRQAESAEAIVAELRTQLTDANFETRQNILRLVVEKVVVTGHRLEIHLALPVSGSCGLGWVCGAKSPYYKWFSTSDPITRSWVASGTGGAPLGAGPAGVPATSAAPFGCRLVRRLGTHVHRADRDRHPARLTPSRSLPSRKPPDAFRLTRASPTSN; from the coding sequence ATGCGGCGAGCGGCGTTGTACGTGAGGGTATCGACCGAATTGCAGGAGAAGGAGCAGACGATCGAGAGCCAGCTGGCCGCGGTTACGCGGTTCGCTGAGAAGAACGGTCTGCACCATTCGCCGGCTTTGACGTACGCGGACGACGGGTACACGGGGACGCGACTCGACCGGCCCGGATTGGACGAGCTGAGGGATCACGCAAAGGAAGGGCGATTCGACGTGGTCGTGGTGCTGTGCCCGGACCGGCTCGCGCGTCGTTACGCCTATCAGGTGCTGCTCCTCGATGAGCTGAAGCGGGTAGGGGTGGACATCCTGTTTTGCGAGCGGCCGATCAACGACAACCCCGACGACCAGTTGCTGCTGCAGATTCAGGGGGCCATGGCCGAGTACGAGCGGGCCAAGATCCTCGAGCGGTGTCGTCGCGGTCGCCTCCACCGGGCGCGGCGAGGCGAGTTGGCGCCGCCGGCGGTGCCCTACGGATACACGTACGCCGCGAGGAAGTACGGGGGCGACGGGCAGATTCGGATCCACGAGGAGGAGGCCGCGATGGTGCGGCAGATCTTCGCGTGGTACGCGGACGAGGGTGCCTCGCTGTACGGCGTTCGGCAACGGCTCGACGCCTCGCCATGGAGGATGCGGAGAGGGAAGAGCCACTGGTGTCCGGCGATCGTCCGCAGCATCCTCCGTTGCGAGTGGTACGTTGGGCGGGCATACTCCAACCGCCAAGTGATGCAGTTTCAGGAGCGTCCCGTGGGCGACGGTCGGGCGCGGAAGATCATTCACACCGAGCGACCGCAGTCGGAGTGGATCGTCGTACCGGTGCCGCGGATGATCGACGACGATACCTTCGCACGGGCGCAGCGGCGGCTGAAAGAGAATCTTCAATTCGCCGGGCGCCGCCAGTACCCACAGCGCATGTACTTGCTCAAAGGGCTGCTCAAGTGCGGGGCCTGCGGGCGATCGTACTCGGGGTATGCACTGACCAGGACGCCGAAGCGGCACGGGTTTCTCGAACATCGCTACTACATGTGCCGCGGGTACGCGGGCGCGGTCACGGGCGCCGAGCGTTGCCAGAACGACCGTCTGTTGGCCGCGGGAGTCGAAGAGATCGTGTGGTCGACCGTCCGGGACCTCCTGGTCGACAGCGATGCCTTGATCGAGCACCTTCGGTCCTGGCTGAAACGCACGACGGCCGATCCCACCGGTACGGAACGGCTGCACCAGGCGACGGCCCGGCTGACCGAGGCGAGACGGCAGCGGGAACGATTGATCGATGCCTACCAGGGTGGGTCGCTCGGTCTGGAGGACCTCGGCCCCCGGAAGAAGGCGGTCGAGGAGCGGATCCTCGCGGCGGAAGAGGAACTGGCCAACCTCCAGTCGTGGGCGGCCCGGCGGGAGCTGGCCATGCGGCAAGCGGAGAGCGCGGAAGCGATCGTAGCCGAGCTCCGGACACAGCTCACCGACGCAAACTTCGAGACCCGGCAGAATATCCTCCGGCTCGTGGTCGAGAAGGTGGTGGTCACGGGACACCGCCTTGAGATCCACCTGGCCCTGCCAGTGTCAGGAAGTTGTGGTTTGGGTTGGGTCTGCGGAGCCAAGTCTCCGTATTACAAATGGTTTTCAACGTCAGATCCAATAACGAGGAGTTGGGTGGCCTCCGGGACCGGAGGTGCCCCACTCGGGGCCGGCCCTGCAGGCGTTCCCGCGACGTCCGCTGCGCCATTCGGCTGTCGCCTCGTCCGCCGCCTGGGCACGCACGTCCACCGCGCTGATCGTGATCGCCACCCCGCCCGTTTGACCCCATCCCGTTCCTTACCAAGCCGGAAGCCGCCGGACGCTTTTCGCTTGACTCGCGCCTCCCCGACGAGTAATTGA
- a CDS encoding RHS repeat-associated core domain-containing protein: protein MKRTSGSHVATVQLLDRFPRALRFGVLCVSSLVLAISGVSAGEIQNDQIGLSTNHVFESALQGENVDVMTGNLNLTIPIGPKYMVNDHFGYQMTLYYNSKLWEHDCTSIDPHTVCSGTLVADDTYGLGFRLGFGRIYQRKSVPASVKDDKSFVFRYQAPDGAEHFFCDVGGHLWDIDNDTNAHGEERCVSGYTLDGTGIKIDHITTPTEYWEVLPGDGTKITFGAHNVSSSIGWYATKIEDVSYPAQNVTIQYATYGGSVFPPELASVTDSLGRVITYTPGNPATLRVPSFAGSETHDSNRNATYSFTFSSDQVYDPVDTNSTWQMKKFLTKISYPLLNPSAEYYGFSYFGPGDELNAGYLTGRHLPTGADIDYYYAWYPTNPKRPYHMELFFKTLFADGRSTPGGRTYKWSWSRFGDGVIRSPEDIINPAQRGIFPASNPQEVKVLDPFDNLTVYWFGRTLYGDTGCNAYGDCASGWADGLLYYIFYYSGAESGDTRLVKHVDYSYDYAGRMFQYRVPLCGPDCTWPPDIYSIAVDPRTTEERTTYAGDGANPEATRRVVYSEWTSGCISKPKQVTEYDGELPYRSTWTEYESTPEYHDAHRFVEVRNASGEVVSRTDRHFTLDHLDCEIVRNGTIGADRLACPGSLTYAGDVGTTYSYDSAGNLSSTTERGGDDGASWTASYTHCAGGYLCGKQYGGITWNALDRDIDFNTGLVIASRDPAGTETTYDWDDLGRLKSISPVLPERPTTMYYPSLLQTSVTREVASDDFTQITYVYDNLGRQIETRRRDLVGSSVSPPSLDFQKTQYDIEGRVLCRSDWADMGTTDTDLKWTKYSYLLTPPPGSLTCDEATHVDPVGRVHKVERPDGSKVETDYAGLATMVTVCGLNQDPASGTAACGMTTTRVNDALGRLASVTSPASAATATYTYDELDHLVEVKLIDPAHPTVMQLREFTFDPLGQLRRATNPENGTVEYLSYDARGNLLQFRDARQSLFVNTYDAASRLTQRSIRLGGGDQTLVENTYDTEFGEGSGAVNGKLTRQRSFKLVNGLSALVADQQFGFGPPNDSSPCDSEYKGLNGRLAWHRQNLEPWCTDVVTEYCQDSMGHDSLVAYPDFSGSGRTRSRVINQFKNGFLWEIHDWDRNLEYLHDVSYDPSGDVTEIVRGNTIRDTIDRDVMSRPSRIRVLSSLSPVPHPPIRPPSQVHPRPVGDGPGLQVGRESNDPNEIAAEQALSPLWDTGVYAYDGAGNVRSIGSTSYQYDGVNRLVQGPVAVTPSVINPSVSYRYDAFGNYLGWQTSGYDYPRHTLTVDSDTNRVSQQEQVYWPGAWPVVHTFWNYYYDQNGNMVSQVRTTGSSGPTDTLGFTYDVQNRLEAVSNTVTGTIGSYDYDADGYRVRSETDGAETFYLRDPSGQVLSEFRRTIGDTDSPVWDKDYVYAFGKVFGLVKNEVPRTLAEPWAEQVTSTGLTLKWKAGPDPDILGYVVQAAYQQTLEYHATTFDYEITDGSMTLTDTFPFEAGTETRVTYTVMAMDTAANVSDPSPALIVHPGAANGPPTPTGLTAEAGDRRVQLLWNAITAEEVEDIRGYYVDRSSGGAWVRLTSSVVGQANYLDVQVSNGTTYSYRVWAVDTSGRLSSSPSTTASARPHDTIPPAKPVGVEAEADRETGKIRLFWRAVLDPDVASYLIYRSETQGVVGPLVATRAKTTADPEQYVDPVTEGATHYYRIGALDSSGNASELSGEVSARPRRADISAPTLQSAVYGVDQKGTTSIDGYTYDPPLGHTNPDGCNVDSEDDDVIQVVVTWTATNLAEGYRVYRAEGAGGRFYEIAEVPNSATSYPDTDASAADYTYYVVATKTIGVVKEESGGSGTIEATDFFSTNSSVRNLQADYGVGEYGTYNNASRLVRLFWSRVPTSQLVGYHVYRRCKLFDYCGFGGPQEHRVDAFSCEPTWVRLTDGPVSDNLRVFDDRTIGGLKGCYDYAVRPVGPDFKEGNVTKILEANVSPQTDLSGTCLAGGWDEYDPTWNQPDWSNDNAMARINGQPRTLAPDYVQVHWYEKAALNSQQPSVYVWVTWDRVPTRNWPDLAGFYIEVAGSDNGPWTRVTQHPVAWWENHWASMGEDVKLSIYNAGVHDWVSQYYGHARCLRFRVISVDESGTEYWPATPSSSSYYWDWVSTYPSATCSSTPTPTAPENLHASTAQAATPCSTKLEWDPVDGASKYNVYRMVLMEGYYFYRTHIQTATVTVAQHEASGTEESYIEAGEQDNRNYYTTTENTCPFWQGVGDTTTYCTTGHLEAYYVTAENAVGGESPRSNVVFWNCAGDLGYSRLWTPDHETGDEVLLASMGAGAMNGPVCSETPLLFNDRVGGLLGLEGHGLPDAPRAQDSAIGSPKGSAGSMPAVAPFTKLGSFPDPPWALYDLHTDHLGSVRLVTDDEGNVIAQHDYVPFGDEVPPQLDYTTHMFTGHERDAGTGLDYMLGRYYASVLGRFVNVDPTTDSVDVQDAQTWNRYSYARNNPMRFIDLLGEATIDAPTTYQADVDESKIRDLTGSYYKEGAWIVDMGPPVWNDDTCELDITYSPIVLFEKGLDPAQQPEVKAHEDAGVAGYFEVRHEEGYDDLDQKLTKIRNKYVELGNKSGWTPERSFSWARWKMEWEWARVRNLLAKKARQKHDELHKKEKKAKPKPKPQPQPPTPH, encoded by the coding sequence ATGAAGCGAACGAGCGGATCTCATGTGGCCACGGTCCAGCTGCTTGATCGGTTTCCACGGGCATTGCGATTCGGCGTGCTATGCGTGTCTTCCCTCGTGCTCGCCATCTCCGGCGTCTCCGCCGGGGAGATTCAAAACGACCAGATAGGGCTCTCCACAAACCACGTCTTCGAGTCGGCCCTCCAGGGCGAGAACGTCGACGTGATGACGGGGAACCTCAACTTGACGATTCCTATCGGTCCGAAGTACATGGTGAATGACCACTTCGGCTACCAGATGACGCTCTACTACAACTCGAAGCTCTGGGAGCACGACTGCACGAGCATCGACCCGCACACTGTTTGCTCGGGTACGCTCGTCGCCGACGACACGTACGGGTTAGGATTCCGACTCGGGTTCGGAAGAATCTACCAACGGAAGAGCGTCCCGGCCAGTGTGAAGGACGACAAGTCGTTCGTGTTCCGGTACCAGGCACCGGACGGTGCGGAGCACTTCTTCTGCGATGTTGGTGGGCACCTCTGGGACATAGACAACGATACGAACGCCCATGGCGAGGAGCGATGCGTTAGCGGCTACACGCTGGACGGCACCGGCATCAAGATCGATCACATTACGACGCCCACCGAGTACTGGGAAGTTCTTCCGGGCGATGGCACGAAGATCACGTTCGGGGCGCACAACGTCAGCTCGTCCATCGGGTGGTACGCGACGAAGATCGAAGACGTGAGTTATCCCGCCCAGAACGTGACGATCCAGTACGCGACTTATGGGGGAAGTGTGTTCCCGCCGGAGCTGGCGTCTGTGACCGACAGCCTCGGCCGCGTGATCACGTACACTCCCGGCAACCCTGCCACGCTGAGAGTTCCCTCGTTTGCGGGATCGGAGACACACGATTCGAACCGGAACGCGACGTACTCGTTCACGTTCTCGAGCGACCAGGTGTACGACCCCGTAGACACCAATAGCACCTGGCAGATGAAGAAGTTCCTGACGAAGATCTCCTACCCGCTCCTGAATCCCTCCGCAGAGTATTACGGTTTCAGTTATTTCGGACCGGGCGACGAGCTGAATGCGGGTTACCTCACGGGTAGGCACCTTCCGACAGGAGCGGATATCGACTACTACTACGCCTGGTATCCGACCAACCCGAAGCGGCCCTATCACATGGAGCTCTTCTTCAAAACACTGTTCGCCGACGGCAGGAGCACGCCGGGAGGCCGAACCTATAAGTGGAGCTGGTCGCGGTTCGGGGATGGCGTGATTCGCAGCCCCGAGGACATAATCAACCCGGCCCAACGTGGGATCTTCCCGGCCTCGAACCCGCAAGAAGTCAAGGTCCTCGACCCGTTCGATAACCTCACAGTGTACTGGTTCGGGCGGACGCTGTACGGGGACACGGGGTGCAACGCCTATGGCGATTGCGCGAGTGGATGGGCAGACGGGCTGCTGTACTACATCTTCTACTACTCGGGCGCTGAGAGTGGAGACACGCGGCTGGTGAAGCACGTTGACTATTCTTACGATTATGCCGGAAGAATGTTCCAGTACCGGGTGCCGCTCTGTGGTCCGGATTGCACATGGCCGCCGGATATTTACTCGATCGCGGTTGACCCCAGAACGACGGAGGAACGGACGACATACGCAGGCGATGGCGCGAATCCGGAAGCGACGCGGAGGGTGGTGTACAGCGAATGGACGAGCGGCTGCATCTCGAAACCCAAGCAGGTTACCGAGTACGATGGCGAGCTTCCGTATCGGTCGACCTGGACGGAGTACGAGTCGACTCCGGAGTACCACGATGCCCACCGGTTCGTGGAGGTGCGGAACGCGTCTGGTGAGGTGGTGAGCCGCACGGACCGGCATTTCACTCTAGACCACCTGGACTGCGAGATCGTCCGTAATGGAACGATCGGGGCTGACCGGCTCGCTTGTCCTGGCAGTCTGACTTACGCCGGCGATGTCGGCACGACGTACTCTTACGATAGCGCGGGGAATCTCTCTTCCACTACGGAGCGGGGCGGTGATGACGGAGCGTCGTGGACGGCCTCGTACACCCACTGCGCTGGCGGCTATCTGTGCGGGAAGCAATACGGCGGGATCACCTGGAACGCGCTCGACCGAGACATCGATTTCAACACCGGCTTGGTCATCGCGAGTCGCGATCCGGCCGGAACGGAAACGACCTACGACTGGGACGACCTGGGGCGGCTCAAGTCGATATCACCCGTGCTGCCAGAACGACCGACCACGATGTACTACCCGAGTTTGCTGCAGACTTCGGTTACGCGGGAAGTGGCGTCAGACGACTTCACGCAGATCACGTACGTCTACGACAACCTGGGGAGGCAGATCGAGACGCGACGGCGAGATCTCGTGGGCTCGAGCGTGTCACCTCCTTCGCTTGATTTCCAGAAGACGCAGTACGATATCGAAGGACGGGTTCTTTGCAGGTCGGATTGGGCGGACATGGGCACCACGGATACCGACCTGAAGTGGACGAAGTACAGCTACCTACTCACGCCCCCCCCAGGCAGTCTGACGTGCGACGAGGCGACGCACGTGGACCCAGTCGGCCGTGTGCACAAAGTCGAGAGGCCCGATGGAAGTAAGGTGGAGACAGACTATGCCGGTCTCGCGACGATGGTTACGGTATGCGGGCTAAATCAGGATCCGGCATCCGGGACTGCAGCCTGCGGAATGACAACAACTCGAGTGAACGATGCGCTTGGTCGTCTCGCCAGCGTAACCTCTCCGGCCTCCGCGGCGACCGCGACGTACACGTATGACGAACTCGATCACCTCGTCGAGGTCAAGCTCATCGATCCGGCGCACCCAACAGTGATGCAATTGCGGGAGTTCACCTTCGATCCGCTCGGTCAGCTCCGTCGAGCCACCAACCCCGAGAACGGCACGGTTGAGTACCTGAGCTACGACGCGCGGGGCAACCTCCTTCAGTTCCGAGATGCCAGACAGAGCCTGTTCGTGAATACCTATGATGCGGCGAGCCGCCTTACACAACGATCGATTCGACTAGGCGGCGGCGACCAGACCTTGGTGGAGAACACGTACGACACCGAATTCGGAGAGGGCTCGGGTGCGGTAAACGGCAAGCTCACTCGGCAGCGGAGTTTCAAGCTGGTGAACGGTCTATCGGCCCTCGTCGCCGATCAGCAATTCGGCTTTGGGCCTCCCAATGACTCGTCCCCATGCGACAGCGAATACAAGGGGCTCAATGGCCGCCTGGCGTGGCATCGCCAGAACCTCGAGCCGTGGTGCACGGATGTCGTGACCGAGTACTGCCAGGATTCGATGGGCCACGATTCCCTCGTCGCCTATCCAGATTTTAGCGGATCGGGGCGCACGCGGAGCCGCGTCATAAATCAGTTCAAGAACGGCTTCCTGTGGGAAATCCACGACTGGGATCGGAATCTGGAATACTTGCACGACGTGTCTTACGATCCGAGCGGAGACGTTACGGAGATCGTTCGTGGCAACACAATCCGCGACACGATCGACCGCGACGTGATGAGCCGCCCCAGCCGTATCAGGGTGCTGAGTAGCCTGTCCCCGGTACCGCATCCGCCAATCCGTCCACCATCGCAGGTGCACCCGCGGCCAGTAGGCGATGGCCCGGGCCTTCAGGTCGGAAGAGAGAGCAACGATCCGAACGAGATCGCCGCAGAACAGGCGCTATCGCCATTGTGGGACACAGGCGTCTATGCCTACGACGGCGCGGGCAACGTCAGGTCGATAGGGAGTACATCGTACCAGTACGACGGAGTGAATCGTTTGGTACAGGGTCCCGTCGCGGTCACTCCGTCCGTCATCAATCCCTCCGTCTCATATCGATACGATGCGTTCGGCAACTATCTTGGCTGGCAAACAAGCGGATACGATTATCCCCGGCACACGCTCACAGTCGATAGCGATACGAACCGCGTTTCGCAGCAAGAACAGGTATACTGGCCAGGCGCATGGCCGGTGGTCCACACGTTCTGGAACTACTACTATGACCAGAACGGCAATATGGTCTCGCAAGTGCGAACGACCGGCTCGTCCGGACCCACCGATACGCTCGGGTTTACCTACGACGTCCAAAACCGACTCGAGGCGGTGAGCAATACCGTGACGGGGACGATCGGAAGCTACGACTACGACGCGGACGGTTACCGGGTCCGATCTGAAACCGATGGGGCCGAGACGTTCTACCTCCGGGATCCGTCGGGCCAGGTTCTTAGCGAGTTTCGTCGGACAATCGGCGACACCGATTCGCCCGTTTGGGACAAGGACTACGTATACGCATTTGGGAAGGTATTCGGGCTCGTAAAGAACGAGGTGCCACGTACACTCGCAGAACCTTGGGCGGAGCAAGTCACCTCGACAGGACTCACGCTCAAGTGGAAGGCAGGTCCTGATCCCGATATCCTCGGATACGTCGTGCAGGCGGCCTATCAGCAGACTCTTGAGTACCATGCGACTACCTTCGATTACGAGATCACCGATGGCTCGATGACGCTAACGGACACGTTTCCATTTGAGGCGGGTACCGAGACCAGGGTCACGTACACGGTTATGGCAATGGACACGGCCGCCAATGTGAGCGATCCGTCGCCGGCACTCATCGTTCACCCAGGCGCGGCAAATGGCCCACCCACGCCGACCGGGTTGACGGCCGAGGCGGGAGACCGAAGGGTACAGCTTTTGTGGAACGCCATCACCGCGGAAGAAGTTGAAGACATCCGCGGTTACTACGTCGATCGCTCCTCTGGGGGTGCGTGGGTTCGATTGACGAGCTCCGTCGTGGGGCAAGCCAATTACCTGGACGTTCAGGTTTCGAACGGGACGACGTACTCGTATCGCGTCTGGGCGGTCGATACGTCTGGGCGGCTGTCATCGTCGCCATCGACGACTGCGTCAGCGAGGCCTCATGATACAATTCCCCCGGCGAAACCGGTTGGGGTGGAAGCTGAAGCGGATCGAGAGACAGGAAAAATCAGGCTCTTCTGGCGGGCGGTCCTCGACCCAGACGTCGCGAGCTACCTGATCTACAGGAGCGAGACGCAGGGTGTAGTCGGACCTCTCGTAGCCACGAGAGCGAAGACCACGGCGGATCCTGAACAGTATGTCGATCCGGTGACCGAGGGAGCGACCCACTACTACCGGATCGGGGCGCTTGACTCCTCCGGGAACGCGTCTGAGCTCTCGGGTGAGGTCTCGGCGAGGCCGCGGCGGGCGGACATTTCGGCGCCGACTCTGCAGTCGGCGGTATACGGGGTAGACCAAAAGGGTACGACGAGTATCGATGGCTATACGTACGATCCGCCACTTGGGCACACGAACCCAGATGGTTGCAACGTGGATTCGGAAGATGACGACGTCATTCAGGTCGTCGTCACTTGGACGGCGACGAATTTAGCCGAAGGTTATCGGGTCTACCGTGCGGAAGGAGCCGGGGGACGCTTCTACGAGATCGCGGAAGTGCCGAACAGCGCAACCTCGTACCCGGATACCGACGCCTCGGCCGCCGACTACACCTACTACGTGGTCGCCACCAAGACGATCGGTGTCGTCAAAGAGGAGTCCGGTGGCTCTGGTACCATCGAAGCGACGGACTTCTTCTCGACCAACTCCAGCGTCCGAAACCTGCAGGCCGATTACGGAGTCGGCGAATACGGCACCTACAACAATGCCAGCCGATTGGTGAGACTCTTCTGGTCGCGCGTGCCGACGTCCCAACTGGTCGGTTATCACGTCTACCGCCGGTGCAAGCTGTTTGATTACTGCGGCTTTGGGGGCCCTCAAGAGCATCGCGTCGATGCGTTCTCGTGCGAGCCCACCTGGGTACGGCTCACGGACGGCCCCGTATCTGACAATCTCCGGGTATTCGACGACCGGACGATCGGAGGGCTGAAAGGCTGCTACGACTACGCGGTTCGACCCGTCGGACCGGACTTCAAGGAAGGCAATGTCACGAAGATCCTCGAAGCAAACGTCTCACCGCAAACCGACCTCTCCGGCACGTGCCTAGCTGGGGGCTGGGACGAGTACGATCCGACCTGGAATCAGCCCGACTGGAGCAACGACAACGCCATGGCCCGCATTAACGGGCAGCCTCGAACCTTGGCACCGGATTACGTCCAGGTTCATTGGTACGAGAAAGCCGCCCTCAACTCCCAGCAGCCCTCAGTGTACGTGTGGGTGACATGGGACCGTGTTCCGACGCGGAATTGGCCAGACCTGGCCGGATTCTACATCGAAGTCGCAGGCTCCGACAACGGGCCCTGGACGCGGGTGACTCAGCATCCGGTGGCGTGGTGGGAGAACCACTGGGCGAGCATGGGAGAGGACGTCAAGCTCTCGATCTACAACGCTGGTGTACACGACTGGGTAAGCCAGTATTACGGCCACGCACGCTGCCTGCGCTTCCGAGTGATCTCCGTAGACGAGAGCGGGACCGAATATTGGCCGGCCACTCCTAGCTCTTCGAGCTATTACTGGGATTGGGTTTCGACGTATCCCTCGGCGACCTGCAGTAGCACGCCGACGCCCACCGCCCCCGAGAACCTCCACGCGTCGACAGCACAGGCAGCGACCCCCTGCTCGACGAAGTTGGAGTGGGACCCGGTCGATGGGGCGAGCAAGTACAACGTTTATCGGATGGTCCTGATGGAGGGATACTACTTCTATCGGACCCACATACAGACCGCGACCGTCACCGTCGCACAGCACGAAGCGAGCGGAACCGAGGAGTCGTACATCGAAGCAGGCGAGCAGGACAATCGGAACTACTACACTACGACCGAAAACACCTGTCCCTTCTGGCAAGGCGTCGGGGACACGACAACGTACTGCACTACGGGGCACCTAGAGGCGTACTACGTGACGGCGGAAAACGCAGTGGGCGGGGAATCACCACGTTCCAACGTGGTGTTCTGGAACTGTGCTGGCGATCTGGGATACTCTAGACTGTGGACGCCAGATCATGAGACGGGAGACGAAGTCCTGCTCGCCTCAATGGGTGCCGGCGCGATGAACGGGCCGGTGTGTAGCGAGACCCCCTTGCTATTCAACGATCGAGTCGGCGGGCTTCTCGGCCTCGAGGGCCACGGGTTGCCGGACGCACCAAGGGCCCAGGACTCGGCGATCGGTTCACCCAAGGGCAGCGCGGGGTCGATGCCAGCGGTCGCGCCATTCACGAAGCTGGGGAGCTTCCCGGACCCGCCGTGGGCGCTGTATGATCTGCACACAGATCACTTGGGCTCGGTGAGGCTCGTAACCGACGATGAAGGGAACGTGATTGCACAGCACGATTATGTTCCCTTCGGCGACGAAGTCCCCCCGCAGTTGGACTACACGACGCATATGTTCACCGGGCATGAGCGGGACGCGGGGACAGGATTGGATTACATGTTGGGTAGGTACTACGCAAGCGTCCTAGGACGTTTCGTGAACGTCGACCCTACGACTGACAGCGTCGACGTCCAAGACGCCCAGACTTGGAATCGCTACAGCTACGCTCGCAATAACCCCATGCGCTTTATCGACCTCCTCGGCGAGGCCACAATTGACGCGCCGACGACGTACCAGGCGGATGTCGACGAGAGCAAGATCAGGGACCTGACGGGATCCTATTACAAAGAGGGGGCGTGGATTGTGGATATGGGGCCACCAGTATGGAACGACGACACATGCGAACTTGATATCACGTACAGCCCCATTGTGTTGTTCGAAAAGGGACTCGATCCGGCGCAGCAACCCGAGGTAAAGGCTCACGAAGACGCTGGTGTTGCGGGTTACTTCGAGGTCCGCCACGAAGAGGGCTACGACGATCTCGACCAGAAACTCACGAAGATACGGAACAAATATGTCGAACTAGGAAATAAGAGTGGCTGGACACCGGAGAGATCGTTCTCGTGGGCGCGTTGGAAAATGGAGTGGGAGTGGGCACGTGTGAGAAACCTGCTCGCGAAGAAAGCTCGTCAGAAGCATGACGAACTTCACAAGAAAGAAAAGAAAGCAAAACCAAAACCGAAACCACAACCACAGCCGCCAACGCCCCATTGA
- a CDS encoding helix-turn-helix domain-containing protein, giving the protein MPKPHAKRRFLEEVGALHRAPERVRAAVFEEHRFFDPLDKVQVKYEMLRAHAVEGRSVMAVSEEFGFSRETYYTVLEAFRAHGVPGLVDGKAGRPGPLKLTDDVVAWVQALHRRQPGLSGREISERLAEERGIEVHRRSIERLLVAAGKKNG; this is encoded by the coding sequence ATGCCCAAGCCTCACGCCAAACGCCGGTTTCTCGAGGAGGTCGGTGCTTTGCATCGCGCACCGGAGCGCGTGCGTGCAGCGGTGTTCGAGGAGCACCGGTTCTTCGACCCGCTCGACAAGGTCCAGGTCAAGTACGAGATGTTGCGGGCGCACGCGGTGGAAGGGCGCAGCGTGATGGCCGTCTCGGAGGAGTTCGGATTCTCTCGGGAGACCTACTACACGGTGTTGGAGGCCTTTCGGGCGCATGGCGTGCCGGGGCTCGTGGACGGGAAGGCAGGGCGGCCGGGGCCCTTGAAGCTGACGGACGACGTGGTGGCGTGGGTCCAGGCGCTGCATCGACGGCAGCCCGGGCTCAGCGGACGGGAGATCTCGGAGCGATTGGCCGAGGAGAGGGGCATCGAAGTCCATCGTCGCTCGATCGAACGGCTTCTCGTGGCGGCAGGAAAAAAAAACGGCTGA